A single region of the Lotus japonicus ecotype B-129 chromosome 4, LjGifu_v1.2 genome encodes:
- the LOC130715712 gene encoding cyclin-dependent kinase inhibitor 7-like — translation MSDCKRSASTIAAMEEDYVSSSSGPTISKKRKTTPSNSHCFLIEFPHISPETSLNSAGTVVSGESCLDRSPLSSCCSSSHVADTGESVKTAPLDLEVQTKGFETVDSTNHNLKSFSLLREFSGDSEELVFPEKYSAAVSELRKMKKTPPMAEIEEFFATTERNEQKRFAEKYNFDIVRDMPLEGRYQWVRLH, via the exons atgagtGATTGTAAACGCAGTGCTTCAACAATTGCAGCAATGGAGGAGGATTATGTATCTTCTTCTAGTGGACCTACCATCTCTAAGAAAAGGAAAACCACTCCTTCCAACTCCCATTGTTTCCTCATTGAATTTCCTCACATATCGCCTGAAACTTCCTTGAATTCCGCCGGCACGGTGGTTTCCGGTGAGTCTTGCTTGGATCGCTCTCCGCTCTCTTCCTGCTGCAGCTCCAGCCATGTTGCTGATACCGGTGAATCCGTTAAGACCGCGCCGTTAGATCTGGAG GTGCAAACCAAGGGTTTCGAAACTGTAGACTCAACGAATCACAATTTGAAGTCATTCAG TTTGTTGAGGGAATTTTCTGGAGACTCAGAAGAATTGGTGTTTCCAGAGAAATATTCAGCGGCGGTGAGCGAGCTTCGGAAAATGAAGAAGACACCACCAATGGCGGAGATTGAAGAATTCTTTGCAACCACCGAAAGAAACGAGCAAAAGCGCTTTGCAGAGAA GTACAACTTTGATATTGTTAGAGATATGCCGTTGGAGGGTCGATACCAGTGGGTTCGTTTACATTAA